The following nucleotide sequence is from Paenibacillus andongensis.
ATCTGAAGAGATGGACATTTTATACTTACGAGGCAGGTTTGAGAAATCTCGATTCATCAAGAAGAAACCCTGCAAAAGGTGACAAACTTGTTACACATCAGTGTAATCACTTGCATCTAGTGCTCAATCAAGCTAACATAGAATTAAAATAGCAGGACGTGTGCCTTGCACCGAGTTACTATAAGGAGGTTTCACCATGTTATTAGCGGAAGCAGCAGCAACAACAAGTACGTATACAAGCTTTGATATTTACGTTTTAATCTTCACGGTGGTCATCGCCATTGCTTTCATCAGAGAGCTGATCAATCCTAAAAGAAATTTGTTTGCCCTAGGGTTTGCGGGGGTTGCCTTGTTCGTATTCGGCTTCATGGATGTTGTTATGATCAGAGGCTGGTAATTCCGAGCAAAACAAGATAAAAGCCCACAGGACCAAGATCGTAAGATCAACGGAGCCTGCGGGCTTTTTTGTTTTATTTAAAATGAATGCTTATACCCACCACATTTCACCAAGAGGTTCCTTGATGAGCACTTGTTGGAGATTTTGCACGGCTTTGGAGAATCCTTCTTCAACGGACATTAAACCGTCTTCATGCTCGATGCTCACGACATAGTCATAACCAACAAGGCGCAGAGCACTGATGATGTCAGCCCAAACTTTCATATCGTGACCGTAACCAACGGAACGGAACTGCCAAGCGCGGTCAAGCATGTTGGCATAGGATTGCATATCTGTTACACCATAACGGTTCACATTGTTCACATCAAGGGATGTATCTTTGGCGTGGAAATGGTGGATCGCGCCGGCACGGCCAAGAATTTGAACCGCTTGAACAGGATCGATACCTTGCCACCACATGTGACTCGGGTCAAGATTTGCTCCAATTGCTTCACCTGCAGCTTCACGAAGACGAAGGAGGGTTGCTGGCGTATGTACGGAGAAACCACCGTGCAGCTCCAGTCCGATTTTAATATTTCGGTCGGAAGCGTACTTGCCTGTTTCTGTCCAGTAAGGAATAACTTTGTTCCCCCACTGCCAGTCCAGAATTTCTTGGAAATCGTTCGGCCAAGGCGCTACCGGCCAGTTCGGATACTTCGCATCCTCATGGTCTCCAGGGCAGCCAGAGAATGTGTTAACCACAGGTACCTCTAAGCGTTCAGCAAGATCAATCGTTTGTATGATAGCATCGTGAAACTCTTTTGCAATGTGTTTTTGCGGGTGCAGCGGGTTACCGTGGGCACTAAGGGCGCTGATTGTCAAACCGCGGGATTCCACCGCATGTTTAAATGCTTTTAGTTTCCCTGCGTCTGCGAGGAGTTCGCTTGGGTTGCAATGCGCTGTACCGGGATAGCCCCCTGTACCAATTTCAACAGCATCTAAGCCTTTTGCAGCAATGTAATCCAACGCTTCCTCGAAAGGTTTTCCACCGAACAGAACCATAAAAACGCCTAACTTCATTAGGTACACCTCCATAAATGGTAAACAACCACACAAATTATACCACTATCATCCAGTAAAATGAAGCAAGCCTTTATAGATCCGAAGGACCGTCTCATAATTGGAGCTGTAGATAATAACCGAGAACGTAACCAACGCTTGTGTCACGAAACAACGGAAGTAGAAATAGGTTTTGGATACTTTCTTTTTATTAACGGTAGTGATTTTAAACATATTTTCGATGGCAAGAATGATCCCATGATAGAGCCCGTAGAAAAAATAAAGCCACGTAAAGCCATGCCACAGACCAATCAAGACCATAATCAGAACGGACAAGCTGGAGGCTACCCAGCGGGATGGGGCGGTACGGGAGAAGAACATGAAAATATGATCACGGAAAAAATCACCTAGCGTCGCATGCCAATTCCGCCAAAACTGCGTCATGGAAGGCGAGAGGAGTGGACGCTTGAAGTTCTCAGGCATCGTGTAACCCATCAATCGTCCAAAGCCGATCGCCATATCGGAATAACCGGAGAAATCGAAGTAAATGAGTGCATAGAACCAGATCAATAGAAATAACGACTGATGGGTGTGCAGATCCTGCTTTAGCACTTGATCGAAAACGCTGGTCATCCAAGTGACCACAACAATTTTCTTAAACAATCCTAAAATGATTCGTTTCACACTGTCTTCGAAGAGCGCTGCATCTACGTTGTAAGGCTTTTTGCTATCGGCCATGAAGTCACGGAATTTTAAAATCGGCCCTGATGTAAAAGTTGGAATGAAGAGCAGGTAATTCGCGTAATCAATAACTGGAACTTGGCCTTCTTTACCGAAGAAATAAGCAAAATAATAAGCATCGATCACTTTAAGAACGTTATAAATGAGGCCTAAATAGATGATAGCATCGAACAATGGGTTGTGAAAAATGTCCATGACGAAAAGCCGGACACCGAGAAACACACCGACAACATTAGCAGCAATCGCGAAAATAAAGGTCGCTTTACGCCATAACGTCGTTCGACATAGATAAACAAAGCCGGCATAATTAATGACCGTAAAAGCGGCATAGAAAATAAGCAGCTTCTGGCTGAAGAGCAGCAGGAAGCATAGGCTGAAAATAATCATCAGAATGCGTTTATTATTAGCCCACTTGCGGGTGAGCATCAGAACAGCAACCATGCCGATCATAGCAATAATTGCGTTCATGTGCATATAAAACATAGCTTAAGAACTCCTCGCTTCGAATGCTTAATCAGTCTCATCTTAGACTTCTAGAAGATTTAGAAATACTAGAATTTCTCGTAGATAAACAAGCCTTTGCCAGTAAAATAGATGAAAACCAAATACAGCATTACGAGATAGATCAGGACTTCGATGGTTTTCCTAAGGATTTTAACCATGTGTCTACCTCCTTCGTAAATAACGGTGCGCCCTCTTCGCGGTTTAAGTGGACAAGGTCATGGAAATAGCGTGGATCGTATTTGTGCAGCAAATCCAGCGTAGGGACATTCGCTGCTTGCAGCTGGCGGTTTGCCTCTTGCATCAAGGAGGCGACGTAAGGCGGATCCGCATAGCCTTTGTTCCACGGCATCCAGATCACACGCAGAGGAAGTTGATGCTTATTCGCATACTGGATAACCCACTTCAGAGCATCCAAATTTGCTTGAAAATCTTTTAGTGTCATGGCACCGAAACGCTTGTCGTAATCGGTCCATTTCGTCTTTAGGAAAGCATCGTCTTTGCGACCGGGGTACAGTTCTTTATCAATCCAGCGGGGTTCGTAGGCTAGGCTGCCTTTGCGCAAATTACGAGCAAACTCTTCACCAGTATCCCGGAAATAGTCGCGGTACGTATAAACATAAGGCTGATACCATGGTTTGAACCATTGGTAGGTTGGATCCGTTTCAAGTGAATCCAGCATGGTGTGAACATCGATGCCAATCACAAGCTCATCCTTAACTTGGTAAAGGTTATTCGATAGGATGGCTTTCAGGTCGGTTAGCTTTCCATAAGAAAGTCCCATCTCGACTAAATGTGCTTCAGATTTCTCTTCGATATAGGCACCAGTAACGGACGAATTACCGAAGAAAACCGGACCCGATTGGGACCAGCCGTGGTGGTAGAGTGTTTTGGTAAAGTCGTTTTTGTAAAAACGGCGCGAGCTAACCATCGGGTTCCACCAGGAGATGAGCTGGTCGGAGACGACGATTGCTAATAGCAGGCCGAGTACGAAGCTATTTTTTTTGAGAAATGCAGCTGCTTTCAACGGTATCACTCATTATCTTTGTATAGGATGGACGCTACATAACGTCTGGCTTGCCATAGAGAACGTATGAAGCATTAGGTGGCCCACAGCTGACATGGAACTGTAATCGAACAGCTAATGTCGGCGTGTGGGCTATAGTAATGTTACTTGGTTGTAGATAGGTAGGTTGCCTAATGTATCCAGCACCCTCGAGAAATAAACGAACATTATTGGTTTATGCAGCCTAGATCGGTACCAACAAACATAGCGCCTAGAAAATACCCGGCGAACCTAACTCATCCAGAACAGCCCAATGTATTGGACGAGTTCGATGAGCATGAGCGCTCCGCACCCAACGAATGAAGTTGCATTTTGTGCACTGATTAGAAGGCCAAGCAAAAGTAGTTAGGAATAAAACAGAAAAGGCACTTACAGCGCCTTCTCCTGCCAAGCATGGTACTGCTCACGGAATGCAGCAGGCCACTGCTGCTCGTCGAGACCGTACTGCGCCAGGAATGCGAACGCCCAGCGTTCAATTCCGAAGCCTACACAGCCAGTAACGGCGTTGCGCTTGCCCATTTTAATATTAAAAGCATTCCCAAACGTATTGCTATGAAAATTTACAGAGGAGCACGCGATTGATTTCTTCACATGAGGAATGCTCAAGCGCAGCTCATATTTCATCTCCTGATTTCGTTGGAAGGACGCTTTCACTTGGAAATCGTTCGTGAAGAACGGGTCGTTGGCGATCTCCATCATGCTGTCTACGTTCCACTCAACGGCAAGCTCTTTGAGATATTCGATGGATTTTAGGCGATTTTCTTTGACGAAGTCGGGTTTACCGACGAAAATAATTTCACGCATCGAGAAGTCGAGCAGACGACCGAAATCGGTGTGGTTTTTGGACTCGAAACGATGACATTTCGCAATGGCTGTCACGACGATGCCGTCACCTTCAAGCGTTTCATTCTCTAGGCCTTCATAGCAGTGATAACAAGTAGAAGGATTCATCATGAAGTTCGGCTTCACCATGTTGTTATCAAGCGCGAGGGGCTGCTCTTGGTTCCAACCGCCAGCTTCGCGGATCGATTGGGAGAAGGATTCAATGACATCCAAATCTTCACGCAAATGAGTCACGAAGTGGATATGCTCAGGGAATGAAGTGAAGTGATTCGTTTTATTCAAAGTGTGGCTATGAATGACAGCTGGATAAGATTCTTCCTGCATGCCTTCGAAACGCTTGGCGATCTTCGTTACGAAAGAGTAGTCGAAGAAACGCATTAAGCTGGAAAACGGCTCGCGGAAAATAAAAAGGCCGGGCTCCAACACTTTAATGGCTTTACGCTCTACAAGCTCAGCGATAATATCGCCTTCGTAGGGAGTGTCGACTTTGTTCTCGAAGAGAATGTTTTCTTTGAAGCCGAAATCACCATGGGAGAAACGTTCAATAAGACGCCCCACCCGCTCGGTAATACCTTCGTTTCCGCTAGGAGAGTTATGCGTAATGATAATGTGGCCATCTACAAGGGCAATATCCTGAATATGCTCATCGGCAAAGGCAGACGCATATTTGACTTGTCCATGCTGACTTTCAGCCAGGCCTTCTAAAGAAACTTTACATGTCAACATGAGTGGGTTACCTCGCAGTCTTCTTGGAAATAAAATCGGCAATTTCGCTTACCGTGTTCATGGAGTACAGCATTAAATCTTGATTCGTCACTTGGATGCTGTACGTTTTCTCAATATGGGCGATGAGCGCTGTGGCGCCTATGGAGTCGATGAACCCATAATCAAACAGATGAACATCAACGTCAAAATCATCGTCATCCTCAGCAATTTCATAACGCTCGCGAATATGCTGTTCAAGCTGCGCTACTAATTCTTCATTAGACATGTTGGAAAGCCTCCTGGTTAATTTAAAAGTGGTAAAGGAACGATAGTTCATTTTGCGGTAAACGAGAGTGTCGTCAAATCACCGTAGCGGGTGATGGTGTACATATGGGCTTGGGCGTCATGCTCAATCTTGACCTCGGATGATCCGTTGAAGAGCAGCTCCGTAGGACTGAATACTTTCACTTGCTGCAGACCTGCTGATTTCAGGGCTAATTGATGTGTGTTTCTTTGCTGTGTCAGCTCAAAAGGGACATTAGAACGCACAACGTGGAACTTTTCCTTGTTTGCTCCAATACCGATGGAGGATGGCTTAGCCAAACCTAGGTAGAATCGGTTGTCAATCGTCGTGTAAATATCCGAATCACTTTGGAGAGAGTATTGGGCTAGCTTATCTCCCTTATCGATGACGACTCCCAGTGTTGAAGAATACTCATCAGCCAAGCTTGGCACCTTGTCGGTATTGGGTGTCAAAGTGGCATGAAAGTGTGGACTGCCGCCAGATAATCGATCTTTCAGCTTGTCCCATAAATAAGAGGCCCATGACTGACTGATACGAACTTCGCTTTTCATAGCGGTTAGGAATGACTTCGCCATCTGTGTTTCGGTCATAAAATTATAATCATGCTTCGTACGAAGCTTATTAAAGTAGTCGGCGAATTCGGTTAAATCAGCAACTTTAGATGGTACGGGAAAATGGTACTCGATGTGCTCGAAATAATCAATCGGCATGTCCAATTTAACCATTGATTCGAAAACATCCGTTGTCGCGTAGTCTCCTGTCCGCAGTACCGGCGTCGGTGTATGAATCAGCATCGTATGATCCATACTCCCTTGTTTATCCTGTAATAGAAAGGGAAGCG
It contains:
- a CDS encoding sugar phosphate isomerase/epimerase family protein yields the protein MKLGVFMVLFGGKPFEEALDYIAAKGLDAVEIGTGGYPGTAHCNPSELLADAGKLKAFKHAVESRGLTISALSAHGNPLHPQKHIAKEFHDAIIQTIDLAERLEVPVVNTFSGCPGDHEDAKYPNWPVAPWPNDFQEILDWQWGNKVIPYWTETGKYASDRNIKIGLELHGGFSVHTPATLLRLREAAGEAIGANLDPSHMWWQGIDPVQAVQILGRAGAIHHFHAKDTSLDVNNVNRYGVTDMQSYANMLDRAWQFRSVGYGHDMKVWADIISALRLVGYDYVVSIEHEDGLMSVEEGFSKAVQNLQQVLIKEPLGEMWWV
- a CDS encoding acyl carrier protein produces the protein MSNEELVAQLEQHIRERYEIAEDDDDFDVDVHLFDYGFIDSIGATALIAHIEKTYSIQVTNQDLMLYSMNTVSEIADFISKKTAR
- a CDS encoding DUF2759 family protein, which translates into the protein MLLAEAAATTSTYTSFDIYVLIFTVVIAIAFIRELINPKRNLFALGFAGVALFVFGFMDVVMIRGW
- a CDS encoding MBOAT family O-acyltransferase, which encodes MFYMHMNAIIAMIGMVAVLMLTRKWANNKRILMIIFSLCFLLLFSQKLLIFYAAFTVINYAGFVYLCRTTLWRKATFIFAIAANVVGVFLGVRLFVMDIFHNPLFDAIIYLGLIYNVLKVIDAYYFAYFFGKEGQVPVIDYANYLLFIPTFTSGPILKFRDFMADSKKPYNVDAALFEDSVKRIILGLFKKIVVVTWMTSVFDQVLKQDLHTHQSLFLLIWFYALIYFDFSGYSDMAIGFGRLMGYTMPENFKRPLLSPSMTQFWRNWHATLGDFFRDHIFMFFSRTAPSRWVASSLSVLIMVLIGLWHGFTWLYFFYGLYHGIILAIENMFKITTVNKKKVSKTYFYFRCFVTQALVTFSVIIYSSNYETVLRIYKGLLHFTG